The Glycine soja cultivar W05 chromosome 8, ASM419377v2, whole genome shotgun sequence genome has a window encoding:
- the LOC114422103 gene encoding nitrile-specifier protein 5 encodes MAVVHGSWVKLDQRGEGQGARSSHAIAIVAQKVYAFGGEFVPRVPVDNKLHVFDLETLTWSVADASGDAPPPRVGVTMAVVGETIYVFGGRDGEHKELNELYSFDTRANKWALISSGDIGPPHRSYHSMTADDQHVYVFGGCGVHGRLNDLWAFDVVENKWVEFPSPGENCKGRGGPGLVVARGKIWVVYGFAGMEMDDVHCFDPAQKTWAQVETSGQKPTARSVFCSFSDGKHIIVYGGEIDPSDQGHMGAGQFSGEVYALDMETLAWKRLEDKVDFGGHPGPRGWCAFARAWRGGHEGLLVYGGNSPSNDRLDDIFFLALSQGLVK; translated from the exons ATGGCCGTGGTTCATGGCAGTTGGGTCAAG CTTGATCAAAGAGGAGAAGGGCAAGGAGCGAGAAGCTCACATGCTATAGCCATAGTAGCACAGAAGGTGTATGCATTTGGTGGCGAATTCGTGCCACGTGTCCCCGTTGATAACAAACTTCACGTGTTCGACCTAGAGACTTTGACTTGGTCCGTGGCTGATGCATCAGGGGATGCCCCACCGCCACGTGTCGGTGTCACAATGGCCGTAGTGGGAGAAACCATATATGTCTTTGGTGGAAGAGATGGTGAACACAAAGAGCTCAATGAGCTCTATTCTTTTGACACAAGGGCCAACAAATGGGCCTTGATTTCAAGTGGCGATATTGGGCCTCCTCACCGGAGCTACCACTCCATGACCGCAGATGACCAACACGTGTATGTTTTCGGTGGTTGTGGGGTCCACGGGAGGCTTAATGACTTGTGGGCTTTTGATGTTGTTGAGAACAAGTGGGTGGAGTTTCCTTCTCCCGGTGAGAATTGCAAGGGGAGAGGTGGGCCGGGCTTGGTTGTGGCTCGAGGGAAAATATGGGTTGTGTATGGCTTCGCTGGAATGGAGATGGATGATGTGCATTGCTTTGATCCAGCCCAGAAAACTTGGGCCCAAGTTGAGACTAGTGGGCAAAAGCCCACCGCCCGCAGTGTGTTTTGCAGTTTCAGTGATGGGAAACATATAATTGTGTATGGTGGGGAAATTGATCCTAGCGACCAAGGTCACATGGGTGCTGGTCAATTTTCTGGTGAGGTTTATGCATTGGACATGGAGACACTAGCATGGAAGAGGTTGGAGGATAAGGTGGATTTCGGTGGCCATCCTGGGCCCCGAGGGTGGTGTGCTTTTGCCAGAGCTTGGCGGGGCGGCCACGAGGGGTTGTTGGTGTATGGTGGCAACTCTCCTAGTAATGATAGGCTTGATGACATCTTCTTCCTTGCTCTTTCTCAAGGGTTGGTGAAATAG